The following nucleotide sequence is from Synechococcus sp. CBW1004.
CCACGTGTTCCTGGGTCTGTTCTGGATGTACAACTCCCTGTCGATCGTCATCTTCCACTTCAGCTGGAAGATGCAGAGCGACGTGTGGGGCACCGTCAATGCCGACGGTTCCGTTTCTCACATCACCAACGGCAACTTCGCTCAGAGCGCCATTACCATCAATGGCTGGCTGCGTGACTTCCTGTGGGCCCAGGCCGCTCAGGTGATCAACAGCTATGGCTCCAGCTCCAGTGCCTATGGCCTGATGTTCCTGGGAGCCCACTTCGTCTGGGCCTTCAGCCTCATGTTCCTGTTCAGCGGCCGCGGCTACTGGCAAGAGCTGATCGAGTCCATCGTCTGGGCTCACAACAAGCTGAAGGTGGCCCCCGCCATCCAACCGCGGGCCCTTTCCATCACCCAGGGCCGTGCCGTCGGTGTCGCTCACTATCTGCTGGGCGGTATCGCGACGACCTGGTCCTTCTTTCTGGCTCGCATGATTGCGGTCGGCTGACCTCCACCTGACCTTTCCCAATGGCAACGAAATTCCCTTCGTTCAGCCAGGGTCTGGCACAGGACCCGACAACCCGCCGTATCTGGTACGGCATCGCCACGGCTCACGACTTCGAGAGCCATGACGGAATGACGGAGGAGCGGCTTTATCAGAAGCTGTTCTCCACCCACTTCGGTCACCTGGCGATCATCGGCCTCTGGGTTTCGGGCAACCTGTTCCATATCGCCTGGCAGGGCAACTTCGAGCAGTGGGTCGCCGATCCCCTGCACGTTCGTCCCATCGCACACGCGATCTGGGATCCCCATTTCGGCCAGGGCGCCATCACCGCCTTCACCCAGGCAGGCGCCTCCTCTCCGGTGAACATCGCCTATTCCGGTCTGTACCACTGGTGGTACACGATCGGCATGCGCACCAACGCCGAGCTCTATCAGGGTTCCATCTTCATGATGATCCTGTCGGCCTGGGCCCTGTTCGCTGGCTGGCTGCATCTCCAGCCCAAGTTCCTGCCTTCTCTGGCCTGGTTCAAGAACGCCGAGTCGCGTCTGAACCATCACCTCGCCGTTCTGTTCGGCTTCAGCTCGATCGCCTGGACCGGTCACCTGGTCCACGTCGCCATCCCTGAATCCCGTGGTGTTCACGTGGGTTGGGACAACTTCCTCTCGGTGTCTCCGCATCCGGCAGGTCTGGCTCCCTTCTTCACCGGCAACTGGGGCGTTTACGCCCAGAACCCCGACACTGCCAATCAGATCTTCGGCACCTCCACCGGTGCCGGTACCGCGATCCTCACCTTCCTGGGTGGTTTCCACCCCCAGACCGAGGCTCTCTGGCTCACGGACATCGCCCATCACCACCTGGCGATTGGCTGCCTGTTCGTGATTGCCGGTCACATGTACCGGACCAACTTCGGCATCGGCCACTCGATCCGAGAGATCCTCGAAGCCCACAATCCGCCCAAGGGCACCCCTGGTGATCTGGGCGCCGGCCACAAAGGTCTCTATGACACGATCAACAATTCCCTGCACTTCCAGCTGGGTCTTGCTCTGGCCAGTCTCGGTGTGGTGACCAGCCTGGTGGCACAGCACATGTATGCGCTGCCGTCCTACGCGTTCATCGCGAAGGACTACACCACCCAGGCCGCCCTCTACACCCACCACCAGTACATCGCCATCTTCCTGATGTGCGGTGCCTTTGCTCACGGTGCGATCTTCTTCATCCGTGACTACGACCCCGAAGCCAACAAGAACAATGTGTTGGCCCGGATGCTCGAGCACAAGGAAGCGATCATCAGCCACCTGAGCTGGGTGTCCCTGTTCCTCGGTTTCCACACCCTGGGTCTTTACGTCCA
It contains:
- the psaB gene encoding photosystem I core protein PsaB, which gives rise to MATKFPSFSQGLAQDPTTRRIWYGIATAHDFESHDGMTEERLYQKLFSTHFGHLAIIGLWVSGNLFHIAWQGNFEQWVADPLHVRPIAHAIWDPHFGQGAITAFTQAGASSPVNIAYSGLYHWWYTIGMRTNAELYQGSIFMMILSAWALFAGWLHLQPKFLPSLAWFKNAESRLNHHLAVLFGFSSIAWTGHLVHVAIPESRGVHVGWDNFLSVSPHPAGLAPFFTGNWGVYAQNPDTANQIFGTSTGAGTAILTFLGGFHPQTEALWLTDIAHHHLAIGCLFVIAGHMYRTNFGIGHSIREILEAHNPPKGTPGDLGAGHKGLYDTINNSLHFQLGLALASLGVVTSLVAQHMYALPSYAFIAKDYTTQAALYTHHQYIAIFLMCGAFAHGAIFFIRDYDPEANKNNVLARMLEHKEAIISHLSWVSLFLGFHTLGLYVHNDVVVAFGTPEKQILVEPVFAQFVQASSGKALYGMDVLLANANSLVSNPPGPGGAWIPGWIDAVNAGNNSLFLPIGPGDFLVHHAIALGLHTTTLILVKGALDARGSKLMPDKKDFGYSFPCDGPGRGGTCDISAWDAFYLALFWALNTVAWVTFYWHWKHLAIWQGNVAQFNESSTYLMGWFRDYLWLNSSQLINGYNPFGSNNLAVWAWMFLFGHLVWATGFMFLISWRGYWQELIETIVWAHQRTPLANLVGWRDKPVALSIVQARVVGLAHFTIGFILTYAAFLIASTSGKFG